A region from the Populus trichocarpa isolate Nisqually-1 chromosome 18, P.trichocarpa_v4.1, whole genome shotgun sequence genome encodes:
- the LOC7458999 gene encoding cyclin-A2-2 has translation MHCPSSRQVKMNKENATAAKHEEPTTRITRARAKASGTSVGLFPASKPSFKQDQKHPLREKTKRAASDENKSCSTSVAGLKHKRRAVLKDVTNVLCENSHLNCNIATKQHTSKQARKCPRNKNAEVAAHISMEISPAQEDVKEMLAEELSKIRMGEAQDFTSPAKLEGKKQSDCHGTREGGVADPRLLVPLSTKTSGVERPLKKEESEISEKLDASVGVSVVDIDSNIKDLQLCSLYAPDIFNNIRAKELDQRPSIDYMEKLQHDISPSMRGILIDWLVEVSEEYTLVPDTLYLTVNLIDRFLSQNYIEKQRLQLLGVTCMLIASKYEEICAPRVEEFCFITDNTYTRGEVLKMESQVLNFLHFHLSVPTTKSFLRRFIQAAQASCKVPCVELEFLANYLAELTLVEYNFLKLLPSLIAASVVFLARWTLNQSDHPWNSTLEHYTSYTASELKTTVLALEDLQLNTDGCCLNAIRDKYRQQKFKCVATLTSVQRVSSLF, from the exons ATGCATTGCCCTTCCTCGAGGCAAGTAAAGATGAATAAAGAAAATGCAACTGCTGCCAAACATGAAGAGCCCACTACTCGAATTACACGGGCACGTGCTAAAGCTTCGGGGACTTCAGTAGGATTATTTCCTGCCTCAAAACCCTCCTTTAAACAGGATCAGAAGCATCCTCTTAGAGAAAAGACCAAAAGAGCAGCATCAGATGAGAACAAATCTTGTTCAACCTCAGTTGCTGGTCTTAAGCATAAGAGAAGGGCAGTGCTTAAAGATGTGACCAACGTCCTTTGTGAGAATTCTCATCTGAACTGCAACATTGCAACAAAACAACAT ACTAGCAAACAAGCTAGAAAATGTCCTCGAAATAAGAATGCAGAGGTGGCTGCTCATATCTCTATGGAAATTTCACCGGCTCAGGAGGATGTAAAAGAAATGTTAGCTGAAGAGCTGTCAAAAATAAGAATGGGGGAAGCACAAGATTTTACTTCACCAGCAAagttagaaggaaaaaaacaaagcgaTTGTCATGGCACAAGAGAAGGTGGTGTAGCAGATCCAAGGCTTCTAGTACCTCTTTCCACAAAAACTTCCGGAGTTGAAAGGCCTCTAAAGAAAG AAGAAAGTGAAATTTCTGAGAAACTGGATGCCTCAGTTGGCGTGAGCGTAGTGGATATTGATTCAAACATAAAAGACCTTCAACTCTGCAGCTTGTACGCCCCTGATATATTTAACAATATACGTGCTAAGGAG CTTGACCAAAGGCCTTCGATTGATTACATGGAGAAGTTGCAGCATGATATTAGTCCTAGCATGCGAGGAATTCTGATCGACTGGCTTGTGGAG GTTTCTGAAGAATATACGTTGGTTCCAGATACACTTTACCTCACTGTCAATCTCATTGATCGATTCCTCTCACAGAactatattgaaaaacaaagactCCAACTGCTTGGTGTTACTTGCATGTTGATTGCCTC TAAGTATGAAGAAATTTGTGCGCCAAGAGTGGAAGAGTTTTGCTTCATCACTGACAATACTTACACAAGAGGAGAG GTTCTGAAAATGGAGAGTCAAGTCCTGAATTTCTTGCACTTTCATTTATCAGTTCCCACCACGAAATCATTTCTGAG GAGATTCATTCAAGCAGCCCAAGCTTCCTGCAAG GTCCCTTGTGTCGAGCTGGAGTTCTTGGCAAATTATCTAGCAGAGTTGACTCTTGTTGAGTACAACTTCCTAAAGTTATTACCTTCCCTCATAGCCGCATCTGTTGTTTTTCTTGCCCGATGGACACTCAATCAATCAGACCACCCATGG AACTCAACACTAGAGCACTACACTAGTTACACAGCATCAGAACTGAAAACTACAGTGCTTGCCCTGGAAGATTTGCAGCTGAACACTGATGGTTGTTGCCTAAATGCTATACGGGACAAATATAGACAACAGAAG TTCAAATGCGTAGCAACTTTGACCTCCGTACAACGAGTTTCATCGCTTTTCTGA
- the LOC18107495 gene encoding serine/threonine protein phosphatase 2A 57 kDa regulatory subunit B' kappa isoform, with protein MLRQILSKLPRKSSKTDSAESARLESPVTQQISNGSSAGSGKSSNGPKRTSSVVFPASVVAGIEPLVPFKDVPSAEKMNLFVSKVSLCCVTFDFSDSSKNTLEKDVKRQTLLELVDFVAAGSMKFSEPAILAMCRMCAVNLFRVFPPNYRSNSSSIGENDDNDDPMFDPAWPHLQIVYDLLLRFINSTCLDAKVAKKYIDHSFILRLLDLFDTEDPRERECLKAILHRVYGKFMVHRPFIRKSLSNIFYRFVFETEKHNGIAELLEIFGSIISGFAMPLKEEHKIFLWRVLIPLHKPKSVGVYFQQLSYCVVQFIEKEPRLASMVIKGILKYWPITNSQKEVMFLGELEEILEAISMVEFQKVMVPLFWRIGCCINSLHFQVAERALFLWNNDQIVNLIAHNRPVILPIIFPALEKNAHDHWNQGVLNLTLNVRKMFSEMDDALYLACLDQFREDEERQSVLAEQRKEAWQRLEYAASLKPITGNTAVLVTPLATSIAC; from the exons ATGTTGAGGCAAATCTTGAGTAAGCTTCCAAGAAAATCTTCAAAAACTGACTCAGCTGAGTCAGCTCGGCTTGAGTCTCCAGTTACTCAGCAGATATCCAATGGCTCAAGTGCAGGTTCGGGGAAGTCATCCAATGGTCCAAAAAGAACGTCTTCTGTTGTATTTCCAGCTAGTGTGGTTGCTGGGATTGAGCCACTTGTGCCATTCAAAGACGTGCCTAGTGCAGAGAAGATGAATCTCTTTGTGAGCAAAGTAAGCCTGTGTTGCGTAACTTTTGATTTCAGTGACTCAAGTAAGAATACACTTGAAAAGGATGTAAAGAGACAGACTTTGCTTGAACTTGTTGATTTTGTGGCTGCTGGGTCTATGAAATTTAGTGAACCTGCCATTTTAGCTATGTGTAGAATGTGCGCTGTTAATTTGTTTAGGGTGTTTCCTCCGAATTATAGGTCTAATTCGAGTAGCATTGGCGagaatgatgataatgatgaccCAATGTTCGATCCTGCGTGGCCTCATCTGCAAATTGTGTATGATTTGTTGCTTAGATTCATCAATTCTACGTGCTTAGATGCGAAAGTTGCTAAGAAGTACATAGACCATTCGTTTATATTGCGGCTGCTTGATTTGTTTGACACGGAGGATCCAAGAGAAAGGGAGTGCTTAAAGGCTATATTGCACAGGGTTTATGGGAAGTTTATGGTGCACAGGCCATTTATTCGAAAGTCTCTGAGCAATATATTCTATAGATTTGTGTTTGAGACTGAGAAGCATAATGGGATTGCAGAGTTGTTGGAGATTTTTGGGAGTATAATCAGTGGGTTTGCCATGCCTTTGAAAGAGGAGCACAAGATTTTCTTGTGGAGGGTTTTGATTCCTCTGCATAAGCCGAAGTCTGTGGGAGTTTACTTTCAGCAGTTGTCATATTGTGTGGTACAATTTATTGAGAAGGAGCCCAGGTTGGCGAGCATGGTGATAAAGGGGATACTGAAATACTGGCCAATAACTAATAGCCAGAAGGAGGTAATGTTCCTGGGTGAGTTGGAAGAGATTTTGGAAGCAATTAGCATGGTGGAGTTTCAAAAGGTCATGGTTCCATTGTTCTGGCGGATTGGATGCTGCATTAATAGTCTCCACTTCCAG gtgGCTGAAAGAGCCCTCTTCTTATGGAACAATGACCAAATTGTCAACTTGATTGCTCACAATAGGCCTGTGATTCTGCCCATCATATTTCCAGCATTAGAAAAGAATGCCCATGACCATTGGAACCAAGGGGTGCTCAATTTAACTCTAAACGTCAGGAAGATGTTCTCAGAGATGGACGATGCATTGTACCTGGCCTGCCTTGATCAGTTCAGGGAGGATGAAGAAAGGCAAAGCGTATTGGCTGAGCAGCGGAAGGAAGCATGGCAGCGGCTGGAGTATGCTGCCAGTCTCAAGCCAATAACTGGAAACACAGCCGTTTTGGTAACTCCTTTGGCGACCTCAATTGCCTGTTAA